The nucleotide window ATATGAATTTTTCCAGCTCAATATTATTTTTTTCCAGTATCTCAAGGAAATTTTTATCCTGAATAGCTTGCCCAGTTACTGTAATTATGTAGTAGTCTCCTTTGTCTATATCAGGGAATACAGGGTCAGTCCAATCCGGTCTTTTTCTCAACTCATCTCTTATATCATTCGTTTTATTTTTATCTACTATTATGTAGTATCCTGGCGTGTTAATTATATTATAATCGAATTTGTATGTGGGCAAGTTACAGTTATCAAGAATATTTTTTGCTTCCGGTTCAGTAGTTCCAGCTCCGAATTGAATTATTAAAGCAGCTACTATGTCTGATTGTTTTTCACCTGCTGACGTTGGCGTAAAAATTGATAATTTTAAAAATATTCCTGCAAATACAATAAGAACAAGAAAAACAATGAAGATTGAAATTTCTTTCTTTTTATTCATAGTTATCGCCCCAAAAAGATAAGGAAGTTCTCCTCTTATATCAGTTCCGTTGTAAAATATTATGATAAAAACATACTGAGATAAATAGAATTTTACAGTGTAATGAGATTAGTAAATCAATATTCACCTGAAATAGAAAAGAGGATAAGAAAGCAGACTGTTTTCATTACCTATGTATTTATACACTTATTCTGAAATTTATGAAACGGATCCGTTTATCTTTATTATAAATAATAAGGATAGACGACTCTGGTCCAAAATCTAGTGATTTTTTGCATTTCTTGAGTGAAACTCTTAATTCAAAAAAAGAATTCAGTCTCCAATAAGAATTCGCATTCGATATGTAAAGCCTTCAACACATAAGTATAGTTACAAGGATTGTAGCCAATTGCAAAATCTAGTGATTTTAACTTTATGTTCATCACTAGATTTTGTTACTGAGTCGGATAGACAAGTATAAAAAGAACTATAAGGCAATCTTAAAGGCCATTAAAACTTTATCTTTTATGATAGTACCTTTTTATCTCATTACAGACAGAGTCCATCCACCGTTGGGCATAACATATATTTTAGCGCCAGAGTTTTCGGAAAAAATCTTCTCAAGCGCTTCTTCTACACTTTTTACGTGAATAAAGAAAGCGGTTCTGCTTTCAGTGTCCGAAAGCTTAGAGACAAGATAAAGTTTGAAAGTTTTTGCAGCTCTCCCAACAGTGGCAGCTTTATGTCCTCCGAACTCAAAACATTCTCTGAACTTCTGTATTGCCTCATCCGGAGTTTTGCACTCTCTATTCCAGCGCTCATAAACCTTGTCCCCTATTCCTTCTGTACATTCGGCCACAAGTACTATTGAACCTCCTTTCTTTATGGCAGGAATCGCATTTTCAAGGGATTTTGTCGCCTGGAAAAGGTTAATGTCCTTTGGAAAGCCTCCACAAGAAACAATTACTGCATCCGCAGGCTCTACAGGCACTTTATACATGGAATCGACAATCTCCACGCCTTTCCTGTGAGCCTCGATGAAATCGCCTGCAACGGCAGCAACTATCTCTTTTTTGCTGTTAATCACTACATTAAGAATAAAGTCAAGGCCTGCAATCCTTGCAGCTTCTTCTATGTTTTGTCTTGCAGGACTGCCGATTCTGCCTGAGAGAGGATCACCTTCAAAGAGTTTGCTATAAAAACTATGATAAGAAAGAATAGATTTTTCAGAACTGATTCCCGGAAGAATAGATTTTCCTCCTCCACTGTATCCTGCATAATAGTGAAATTCCAGGGTTCCTGTACTTACGATAATATCGGAGTCTGCTACTTCTTGAAAAATTTCGACAGGCGTTTCAAAACTTGTTTTTCCAAGATACCTGCATTTTTTCCTGTCGTGCTGGATGCAGCGGATTTTTTTGTAGATTTCTTCTCCAACCAGTTTTCGGGATTCTTCTTCAGTCTGGTTTCTATGTAGCCCAAGAGCAAAAACAATAGTAATGTTTTCGTCCTTTACCCCTCCAAGGTAGAGCTCATCAAGCAGAGGAGGAAGAAGTTTTGCAGTAGGAGTTGGACGCGTAACATCGCTAACTATAATTGCAACCTTCGAATCAGGGCTCACAATCTCAGAAAGCCGTCGGCTTTTTATGGGATTTTCAAGCGCTTTTTTAATAAGAAAGGTCTCTTCTTCCCTTATTTCAAATTCTGAAGGTAAAATAACACTGGCAAGATTTCTTTCAGGGATTTCAAACTCAATTCTTGTACTTCCAAAAGCAAGTGATATTTTTTTTATGTTTGCAGTCATGTTTATGCCGATGTTTTATCTTGATACTATTTTCTTTTTATTGTTTACAATAATAAGGGGAA belongs to Methanosarcina barkeri 3 and includes:
- a CDS encoding UPF0228 family protein, with the translated sequence MNKKKEISIFIVFLVLIVFAGIFLKLSIFTPTSAGEKQSDIVAALIIQFGAGTTEPEAKNILDNCNLPTYKFDYNIINTPGYYIIVDKNKTNDIRDELRKRPDWTDPVFPDIDKGDYYIITVTGQAIQDKNFLEILEKNNIELEKFIWCRAKFGERPMSGISKERADELKGELEMNKKVFLVQFETIFS
- the larA gene encoding nickel-dependent lactate racemase: MTANIKKISLAFGSTRIEFEIPERNLASVILPSEFEIREEETFLIKKALENPIKSRRLSEIVSPDSKVAIIVSDVTRPTPTAKLLPPLLDELYLGGVKDENITIVFALGLHRNQTEEESRKLVGEEIYKKIRCIQHDRKKCRYLGKTSFETPVEIFQEVADSDIIVSTGTLEFHYYAGYSGGGKSILPGISSEKSILSYHSFYSKLFEGDPLSGRIGSPARQNIEEAARIAGLDFILNVVINSKKEIVAAVAGDFIEAHRKGVEIVDSMYKVPVEPADAVIVSCGGFPKDINLFQATKSLENAIPAIKKGGSIVLVAECTEGIGDKVYERWNRECKTPDEAIQKFRECFEFGGHKAATVGRAAKTFKLYLVSKLSDTESRTAFFIHVKSVEEALEKIFSENSGAKIYVMPNGGWTLSVMR